A window of the Arenibacter algicola genome harbors these coding sequences:
- a CDS encoding NADP-dependent isocitrate dehydrogenase produces MPKILYTKTDEAPALATQSFLPIIKAFTKTAGIDVQLKDISLAGRIIAVFPDYLEKEQQISDDLVELGNLAKMPETNIIKLPNVSASAPQLNEAIAELQSKGYNIPNYPDNPKNDVEKDVKSRYDKIKGSAVNPVLREGNSDRRAPRAVKNYAKKHPHSMGAWSADSKTHVATMTQGDFKANEKSITIKSPTAVKIELTQTDGTKTVLKENIKLQEGEIIDATVLSKNALIKFLQEQVQDAKEKGVLFSVHLKATMMKVSDPVIFGHVVKVFFADVFKKHSATFKKIDFNANDGLEILLKKIKSLPDAERKQIESDIENTMNQGPALAMVNSDKGITNLHVPSDIIIDASMPAMIRNSGKMWDANGKAQDTKAVIPDSSYAGIYTETINFCKKHGAFDPTTMGTVPNIGLMAQKAEEYGSHDKTFEIKANGKVSVVDTNSGNVLIEHNVEEGDIWRMCQAKDAPIQDWVKLAVTRARATDIPAIFWLDEKRAHDMELIKKVNTYLADHDTSGLDIRIMSPEKATVFTLQRLKEGKDTISVSGNVLRDYLTDLFPILEVGTSAKMLSIVPLMNGGGLFETGAGGSAPKHVEQFLSEGHLRWDSLGEFLALGVSLEFFGEKNNNSQAIVLADALDKATEQFLENDNSPSRKVGELDNRGSHFYLALYWANALAEQNKDQELKTVFTPIAEKLSKSKDEILKQLNDAQGAPINIGGYYLPDANLISKAMRPSTTFNTILESI; encoded by the coding sequence ATGCCAAAAATTTTATATACCAAAACAGACGAAGCCCCTGCATTAGCAACACAATCATTTCTACCAATTATTAAGGCATTTACAAAAACAGCCGGAATAGATGTCCAACTTAAGGATATTTCCCTGGCAGGTAGAATTATTGCTGTATTTCCGGATTATTTAGAAAAGGAACAGCAGATTTCTGACGATTTGGTAGAATTGGGAAATTTGGCCAAAATGCCCGAGACCAATATCATTAAGCTTCCTAATGTAAGTGCATCTGCTCCTCAATTAAACGAAGCCATTGCAGAATTGCAGAGCAAGGGGTATAATATTCCGAACTATCCGGACAACCCTAAAAATGATGTTGAGAAAGATGTTAAATCCAGGTATGACAAAATAAAGGGTAGCGCCGTGAATCCGGTTTTACGGGAAGGCAACTCGGATCGTAGAGCTCCAAGGGCGGTTAAGAATTATGCCAAGAAGCATCCTCATTCAATGGGTGCCTGGAGCGCAGATTCCAAAACGCATGTGGCTACAATGACGCAGGGCGATTTTAAGGCCAACGAAAAATCTATTACCATAAAGTCACCTACCGCTGTGAAAATAGAACTCACACAAACAGATGGAACCAAGACTGTACTTAAGGAAAATATTAAACTTCAGGAAGGAGAAATAATAGATGCTACTGTACTGAGCAAAAATGCACTAATCAAATTCTTACAAGAGCAGGTCCAAGACGCAAAAGAGAAGGGTGTTTTGTTTTCCGTACACTTAAAAGCGACCATGATGAAAGTTTCCGACCCGGTTATTTTTGGTCATGTAGTTAAGGTATTCTTTGCCGATGTTTTTAAAAAGCACAGCGCTACATTTAAGAAAATTGATTTCAATGCCAATGATGGCCTTGAAATTTTACTTAAAAAAATAAAGAGTCTTCCCGATGCCGAAAGAAAACAAATAGAATCCGATATCGAGAACACCATGAATCAAGGTCCTGCCTTGGCCATGGTAAATTCCGACAAGGGGATTACCAACTTACATGTACCAAGTGATATCATTATTGATGCCTCCATGCCGGCCATGATTCGTAATTCAGGCAAAATGTGGGATGCCAATGGAAAAGCCCAGGATACCAAGGCCGTAATCCCAGATAGTAGCTATGCCGGAATTTATACCGAGACTATCAACTTCTGTAAAAAACATGGTGCCTTTGACCCAACAACCATGGGGACAGTACCCAATATAGGATTAATGGCCCAAAAAGCAGAGGAATACGGATCCCATGACAAAACGTTCGAAATTAAAGCCAATGGTAAGGTTTCCGTAGTGGATACCAATTCTGGCAATGTTCTAATTGAGCACAATGTAGAGGAAGGGGATATTTGGAGAATGTGCCAGGCAAAGGATGCACCTATCCAAGACTGGGTTAAACTTGCCGTAACCAGAGCTAGGGCTACCGATATCCCCGCCATTTTTTGGCTGGATGAGAAAAGGGCGCATGATATGGAATTGATCAAAAAAGTAAATACCTATTTGGCCGACCATGATACTTCTGGATTGGACATTAGGATAATGTCTCCAGAAAAAGCTACGGTATTTACCCTGCAAAGACTTAAAGAAGGAAAGGATACCATATCCGTATCCGGTAACGTACTTAGAGATTATTTAACGGATCTTTTCCCTATTTTGGAAGTTGGGACCAGTGCAAAAATGTTATCCATTGTACCCCTAATGAACGGTGGCGGACTTTTTGAAACCGGTGCTGGTGGTTCAGCCCCCAAACACGTAGAACAGTTTTTATCCGAAGGCCACTTAAGATGGGACTCATTGGGTGAATTCTTGGCCCTTGGAGTATCTTTGGAGTTTTTTGGTGAAAAGAATAACAATAGTCAAGCTATAGTCCTAGCCGATGCTTTGGACAAGGCTACCGAACAATTTTTGGAAAACGACAATTCTCCATCTAGAAAAGTTGGCGAGCTGGACAATAGAGGAAGCCATTTTTACCTGGCACTGTATTGGGCCAACGCTTTGGCCGAACAAAATAAGGATCAGGAACTTAAAACCGTTTTCACACCAATTGCCGAAAAGCTTTCCAAAAGCAAGGATGAAATTCTGAAGCAGTTGAACGATGCTCAAGGTGCCCCGATCAATATTGGAGGTTATTATTTGCCAGACGCAAATCTGATAAGTAAAGCCATGAGACCAAGCACTACTTTCAATACCATTTTGGAATCTATATAA